A region of Drosophila mauritiana strain mau12 chromosome 3L, ASM438214v1, whole genome shotgun sequence DNA encodes the following proteins:
- the LOC117140118 gene encoding uncharacterized protein LOC117140118, with the protein MDNYERARKLQEEAGVPPGGIKRCCCNCRRKLDPYQLFDDNVEDIAKSLAQIMLICGISTSKSCAARSIIKRAFVYHERLRTNCPPNPAPGSRLNREDLLQALRLKCEMEPVEAMLTYAIIKRAFKAFYHGKPPVTISNPIVDAMAVHTQHAAWMHAAHKTSRIFDNYKAAFFWAHKHYERQINLVYAALYQRMTTRSDPLLVPGCPCKGCSKQEVPGHPKAGQRQMMKIKLSEGADLPEPCIICGLQVPQMDKEVRMKKPPRPIINHEVNLPRCQQCNSPFLICECNIDQLTGEQFGECGQDSYKVKWYRLEEPVPISQPVSRPLGKEEQDTSYEEAVEPPEDWDNHHCPIDCKHDSCSESSNVCHSTSSSASSGSDFATCSDGLDKEEDIVAKLEDYLNKLWAEEVAQKRNPSYVPRTINPPGPKCMKCND; encoded by the coding sequence ATGGACAATTATGAGAGGGCCAGGAAGCTGCAGGAGGAGGCGGGAGTTCCTCCCGGGGGCATCAAGCggtgctgctgcaactgcaggAGGAAGCTGGATCCCTACCAACTGTTTGACGATAATGTGGAGGACATAGCGAAGAGCCTGGCCCAGATAATGCTGATCTGCGGCATCAGCACAAGCAAATCCTGCGCGGCCAGGTCGATAATCAAGAGGGCCTTCGTTTACCATGAACGACTGCGCACCAACTGTCCACCAAACCCGGCTCCTGGGAGTCGCTTGAATCGGGAGGACCTGCTGCAGGCTCTGCGCCTGAAGTGCGAAATGGAACCGGTGGAGGCGATGCTCACCTATGCCATCATCAAGCGGGCCTTCAAGGCCTTCTACCACGGCAAGCCCCCGGTGACGATCAGCAATCCCATAGTGGACGCGATGGCGGTGCACACCCAACATGCTGCCTGGATGCATGCCGCGCACAAGACCTCCAGGATCTTCGACAACTACAAGGCGGCCTTCTTCTGGGCCCACAAGCACTACGAGAGGCAGATCAATCTGGTTTATGCAGCGCTGTATCAGCGGATGACTACCAGATCGGACCCCCTCCTGGTGCCGGGCTGTCCCTGCAAGGGCTGCTCCAAGCAGGAGGTTCCCGGACATCCCAAGGCCGGCCAAAGGCAGATGATGAAGATCAAGCTCTCGGAGGGTGCAGATCTACCGGAACCCTGCATCATCTGTGGCTTGCAAGTTCCGCAAATGGATAAGGAGGTCAGGATGAAGAAGCCACCGCGTCCGATCATCAACCATGAGGTGAATCTACCCAGATGCCAGCAGTGCAATTCGCCCTTCCTGATCTGCGAGTGCAACATCGATCAGTTGACCGGCGAGCAGTTCGGCGAATGCGGCCAGGACTCCTACAAGGTGAAGTGGTATCGTCTGGAGGAACCAGTGCCCATTTCCCAACCCGTCTCCCGACCGCTTGGCAAAGAGGAGCAAGATACCAGCTATGAGGAGGCTGTGGAACCCCCAGAGGACTGGGACAATCACCATTGTCCCATCGACTGCAAGCACGACTCCTGCAGCGAGTCCTCGAATGTTTGCCACAGCACTTCTTCCTCTGCATCTTCGGGCAGTGACTTTGCCACCTGCTCCGATGGCTTGGACAAGGAGGAGGATATTGTGGCCAAGCTGGAGGATTACCTCAACAAACTGTGGGCCGAGGAGGTGGCCCAGAAGAGGAATCCGTCGTATGTGCCGAGAACGATTAATCCTCCTGGTCCGAAGTGTATGAAGTGCAACGACTAA